One window of the Pseudomonas lurida genome contains the following:
- a CDS encoding choline ABC transporter substrate-binding protein gives MNRLISRCVLALSASAILSTNVLAADAASCQNVRMGVVNWTDVIATSAMTQVLLDGLGYKTKQTSASQQIIFAGIRDQRLDLFLGYWNPLMTQTITPFVDAKQVKVLDKPSLEDARATLAVPTYLADKGLKTFADIAKFEKELGGKIYGIEPGSGANTQIKAMIAKNQFGLGKFQLVESSEAGMLAAVDRAVRRKEAVVFFGWAPHPMNVNVAMTYLTGSDDALGPNEGMATVWSVTAPNYAEQCPNVHKLLTNLTFTAADESRMMQPLLDHKDALESAKQWLKDHPQDQARWLEGVTTFDGKPAAANLQLTSK, from the coding sequence ATGAACCGACTGATCAGCCGCTGTGTACTCGCACTCAGCGCCAGCGCCATCTTGAGCACGAACGTACTGGCTGCCGACGCGGCATCTTGCCAGAACGTGCGCATGGGCGTGGTGAACTGGACCGACGTAATCGCCACCAGCGCCATGACCCAAGTGTTGCTCGACGGCCTCGGCTACAAGACCAAGCAAACCAGTGCCTCCCAGCAAATCATCTTTGCCGGTATCCGCGACCAGCGCCTGGACTTGTTCCTCGGCTACTGGAACCCGCTGATGACCCAGACCATCACGCCGTTCGTCGACGCCAAGCAAGTCAAGGTCCTCGACAAACCCAGCCTGGAAGACGCGCGCGCCACCCTCGCCGTGCCCACCTATCTGGCGGACAAAGGCCTGAAAACCTTCGCCGACATCGCCAAGTTCGAGAAAGAACTGGGCGGCAAGATCTACGGCATCGAGCCAGGCTCGGGTGCCAATACCCAGATCAAGGCGATGATCGCCAAGAACCAGTTCGGCCTGGGCAAGTTCCAACTGGTGGAATCCAGTGAAGCCGGCATGCTCGCCGCCGTCGACCGTGCGGTTCGTCGCAAGGAAGCCGTGGTGTTCTTCGGCTGGGCGCCGCACCCGATGAACGTCAACGTCGCCATGACGTACCTCACCGGCAGCGACGATGCCCTGGGCCCGAATGAAGGCATGGCCACCGTGTGGAGCGTCACCGCGCCGAACTACGCCGAGCAGTGCCCCAACGTGCACAAGCTGCTGACCAACCTGACCTTCACCGCCGCCGACGAGAGCCGGATGATGCAGCCGTTGCTGGATCACAAGGACGCCCTCGAGTCCGCCAAGCAGTGGCTCAAGGACCACCCTCAGGACCAGGCCCGCTGGTTGGAAGGTGTGACCACCTTCGACGGCAAGCCGGCAGCGGCCAACCTGCAATTAACCAGCAAATAA
- a CDS encoding BKACE family enzyme, which translates to MNHDVIITCALTGAGDTTSRSPHVPVTPKQIAAAAVEAAKAGATVVHCHVRDPETGKFSRDVALYREVMERIREADIDIIVNLTAGMGGDLEIGGGENPMAFGPNTDLVGPLTRLAHVEELLPEICTLDCGTLNFGDGDTIYVSTPAQLRAGAKRIQELGVKAELEIFDTGHLWFAKQMIKEGLLDDPLFQLCLGIPWGAPADTATMKAMVDNLPADAVWAGFGIGRMQMPMAAQAVLLGGNVRVGLEDNLWLDKGVLATNGQLVERASEILSRLGARVMTPAEGRVKMGLTKRG; encoded by the coding sequence ATGAACCACGACGTCATCATCACCTGCGCACTCACCGGTGCTGGCGACACGACCAGCAGAAGCCCACACGTGCCGGTCACCCCCAAGCAAATCGCCGCGGCGGCCGTGGAGGCCGCCAAGGCCGGCGCGACTGTCGTGCATTGCCACGTGCGTGACCCCGAAACCGGCAAGTTCAGCCGCGACGTCGCCCTGTACCGCGAAGTAATGGAGCGCATCCGTGAGGCCGACATCGACATCATCGTCAACCTCACCGCCGGCATGGGCGGCGACCTGGAGATCGGCGGTGGCGAGAACCCGATGGCGTTCGGCCCCAACACCGACCTGGTGGGCCCACTGACCCGCCTGGCCCACGTCGAAGAGCTGCTACCGGAGATCTGCACCCTCGACTGCGGCACCCTGAACTTCGGCGATGGCGACACCATTTACGTGTCTACCCCGGCGCAACTGCGGGCGGGCGCCAAACGCATCCAGGAACTGGGTGTAAAAGCCGAGCTGGAGATCTTCGACACCGGCCACCTGTGGTTCGCCAAACAGATGATCAAGGAAGGCCTGCTGGACGACCCGCTGTTCCAACTGTGCCTGGGCATCCCATGGGGCGCGCCGGCCGACACTGCCACCATGAAAGCCATGGTCGACAACCTGCCCGCCGACGCCGTGTGGGCAGGCTTCGGCATCGGCCGCATGCAAATGCCGATGGCCGCGCAGGCCGTACTGCTGGGTGGCAACGTGCGGGTCGGCCTGGAAGACAACCTGTGGCTGGACAAAGGCGTACTCGCCACCAACGGCCAACTGGTGGAACGCGCCAGTGAAATCCTCAGCCGCCTCGGTGCACGGGTCATGACCCCGGCCGAAGGCCGCGTGAAGATGGGCCTGACCAAGCGCGGGTAA
- a CDS encoding L-carnitine dehydrogenase translates to MSFITEIKTFAALGSGVIGSGWVSRALAHGLDVVAWDPAPGAEAALRKRVANAWGALEKQGLAPGASQDRLRFVATIEACVKDADFIQESAPERLELKLDLHSKISAAAKPNALIGSSTSGLLPSEFYEGSTHPERCVVGHPFNPVYLLPLVEVVGGKNTAPEAIQAAIKVYESLGMRPLHVRKEVPGFIADRLLEALWREALHLVNDGVATTGEIDDAIRFGAGLRWSFMGTFLTYTLAGGDAGMRHFMAQFGPALQLPWTYLPAPELTDKLIDDVVDGTSDQLGKHSISALERYRDDCLLAVLEAVKTTKAKHGMTFAE, encoded by the coding sequence ATGAGCTTTATCACAGAAATCAAAACCTTCGCCGCCCTCGGCAGCGGCGTCATCGGTAGCGGCTGGGTCTCCCGTGCCCTGGCCCATGGCCTGGATGTGGTGGCCTGGGACCCGGCGCCCGGTGCCGAGGCTGCGCTGCGCAAACGTGTCGCCAACGCCTGGGGCGCCCTGGAAAAACAAGGCCTGGCGCCGGGTGCATCCCAGGACCGCCTACGCTTCGTGGCAACCATCGAAGCGTGCGTGAAAGACGCCGATTTCATCCAGGAAAGCGCCCCCGAACGGTTGGAACTCAAACTGGACCTGCACAGCAAGATCAGCGCGGCGGCCAAGCCGAATGCGCTGATTGGCTCGAGCACCTCGGGCCTGTTGCCGAGTGAGTTCTATGAGGGTTCGACCCACCCCGAACGTTGTGTGGTCGGCCACCCGTTCAACCCGGTTTACCTGCTGCCGCTGGTGGAAGTGGTCGGCGGCAAGAACACTGCGCCAGAGGCGATCCAGGCCGCGATCAAGGTGTATGAATCACTCGGCATGCGCCCACTGCATGTACGCAAGGAAGTGCCCGGCTTTATCGCCGACCGCCTGCTTGAAGCGCTATGGCGTGAAGCGCTGCACCTGGTCAACGATGGCGTGGCCACCACCGGCGAAATCGATGACGCCATCCGGTTTGGCGCCGGCCTGCGCTGGTCGTTCATGGGCACCTTTCTGACCTACACCTTGGCGGGCGGCGACGCTGGCATGCGGCATTTCATGGCGCAGTTCGGCCCGGCACTGCAGTTGCCGTGGACCTACCTGCCGGCACCGGAACTGACCGACAAACTGATTGACGATGTCGTCGACGGCACCAGCGATCAACTGGGCAAACACAGCATTTCGGCGCTGGAACGCTATCGTGATGATTGCCTGCTGGCGGTGCTGGAGGCAGTGAAAACCACCAAGGCCAAGCACGGCATGACCTTCGCTGAATAA
- a CDS encoding thioesterase family protein: MPALTTYSTQVLPDWVDYNGHLRDAFYLLIFSYATDALMDKLGLDSENREASGHSLFTLELHLNYLHEVKLGAEVQVRTQLIAFDAKRLHLYHSLHLAGDEKELAGNEQMLLHVDLAGPHSAPFTEATSATLAAISAEQADLARPALLGRVIGLPPKK; this comes from the coding sequence ATGCCCGCACTCACCACCTACTCCACCCAGGTCCTCCCCGATTGGGTGGACTACAACGGCCACCTGCGCGACGCGTTCTACCTGCTGATCTTCAGCTACGCCACCGACGCACTGATGGACAAGCTGGGCCTGGACAGCGAAAACCGCGAAGCCAGCGGCCATTCACTGTTCACCCTGGAACTGCACCTGAACTACCTGCACGAAGTGAAACTCGGCGCCGAAGTGCAGGTGCGCACGCAACTGATCGCCTTTGATGCCAAACGCCTGCACCTCTATCACAGCCTGCACTTAGCGGGCGACGAAAAGGAACTGGCGGGCAACGAACAGATGCTCTTGCACGTCGACCTCGCCGGCCCGCACTCGGCGCCGTTCACCGAGGCGACGTCGGCAACACTCGCGGCCATCAGCGCAGAGCAGGCTGACTTGGCGCGCCCCGCCCTCCTTGGCCGAGTGATTGGACTGCCGCCAAAAAAATAG
- a CDS encoding gamma-butyrobetaine dioxygenase, translating into MQTAAAVADFRTYPKICDLAGAQVLDDQIRVQWADGRVSPFHHQWLRDNCPCAECVYSVTREQVLEIADVADDLTAIGAYIDQGCLSVEWHGGHRSQYDPGWLRAHAYDDQSRAERRAAKPEPRLWDATFELPVFDYGAVMEDPKALLQWLLALRDCGLTQVRDVPTEPGSLALIATRISFIRESNFGVLFNVQSKADADSNAYTAFNLPLHSDLPTRELQPGLQFLHCLVNDADGGESIFVDGFAIANALRREDPDAFRALCEIPVEFRNKDRHSDYRRLAPIIALDAVGEVVEIRMANFLRGPFEASVEQMPLLYRAYRRFIAMTREDRFRLVKRLNPGELWCFDNRRTLHARNAFDPTSGARHFQGCYIDRDELLSRIRVLQR; encoded by the coding sequence ATGCAAACCGCCGCTGCTGTTGCCGATTTCCGTACCTACCCGAAGATCTGCGACCTCGCCGGGGCGCAGGTGCTGGATGACCAGATCCGTGTGCAGTGGGCCGATGGGCGGGTCAGCCCGTTTCATCATCAGTGGCTGCGGGACAACTGCCCGTGCGCGGAATGCGTGTACAGCGTGACCCGCGAGCAAGTGCTGGAGATTGCCGATGTGGCTGACGATCTCACGGCCATTGGTGCGTATATCGACCAGGGTTGCCTCAGCGTGGAATGGCACGGCGGCCATCGCAGCCAGTACGATCCCGGATGGCTGCGGGCACACGCCTACGACGATCAATCACGCGCCGAACGCCGGGCGGCGAAACCAGAACCCCGGCTGTGGGACGCCACCTTCGAGCTGCCCGTATTCGACTATGGAGCGGTCATGGAAGACCCCAAGGCGCTGCTGCAATGGCTGCTGGCCCTGCGTGACTGCGGACTGACGCAAGTACGCGACGTACCCACCGAACCGGGCTCCCTGGCGCTGATTGCCACGCGCATTTCGTTTATCCGCGAGAGCAACTTCGGCGTGCTATTCAACGTGCAATCCAAGGCCGATGCCGACAGCAATGCCTACACCGCATTCAACCTGCCGCTGCACAGTGACCTGCCGACCCGTGAGCTGCAACCGGGCCTGCAATTCCTGCATTGCCTGGTGAACGATGCCGACGGCGGCGAGAGCATTTTTGTCGATGGGTTTGCCATCGCCAACGCGTTGCGCAGGGAAGACCCCGACGCGTTTCGCGCGCTGTGTGAAATCCCCGTGGAGTTTCGCAACAAGGACCGGCACAGCGACTATCGCCGCCTGGCGCCGATCATTGCGCTGGATGCCGTGGGAGAGGTGGTGGAGATTCGCATGGCCAATTTTCTGCGCGGGCCATTCGAGGCCAGTGTGGAGCAGATGCCGTTGCTGTATCGGGCGTATCGACGGTTTATCGCGATGACACGCGAGGATCGCTTTCGGCTGGTCAAGCGCCTGAACCCGGGCGAGTTGTGGTGCTTCGATAACCGTCGCACCTTGCATGCGCGCAATGCGTTCGACCCCACCTCCGGCGCCCGGCACTTCCAGGGATGCTATATCGACAGGGATGAATTGCTGTCGCGCATCCGGGTGTTGCAGCGCTAG
- a CDS encoding choline metabolism transcriptional regulator GbdR has protein sequence MTSFNSGAQPQNRAPQSIGFLLLDNFTLISLASAVEPLRMANQLSGRELYRWTTLSVDGNQVWASDGLQITPDASMHKAPALDTVIVCGGVGIQRTVTREHVSWLQSQARQSRRLGAVCTGSWALACAGLLDGFDCSVHWECLASMQEAFPRVAMSTRLFTLDRNRFTSSGGTAPLDMMLHLISRDHGRELSAAISEMFVYERIRNEQDHQRVPLKHMLGTNQPKLQEIVALMEANLEEPIDLDELAVYVAVSRRQLERLFQKYLHCSPSRYYLKLRLIRARQLLKQTPMSIIEVASVCGFVSTPHFSKCYREYFGIPPRDERVGSNTTQQVAMMPIPQALVLSPLSGPMSALSQARNESTFASVRL, from the coding sequence ATGACGTCGTTCAACTCCGGGGCTCAACCCCAGAACCGTGCGCCTCAATCCATCGGCTTTTTGCTGCTGGACAATTTCACGCTGATTTCCCTGGCCTCCGCAGTCGAACCCCTGCGCATGGCCAACCAGCTCTCCGGCCGCGAGCTGTATCGCTGGACGACCTTGAGCGTCGATGGAAACCAGGTGTGGGCCAGCGACGGTCTGCAGATCACCCCGGATGCGTCCATGCACAAAGCTCCAGCCCTGGACACCGTGATCGTGTGCGGTGGCGTGGGTATCCAGCGCACTGTGACCCGTGAGCATGTGTCGTGGCTGCAAAGCCAGGCGCGCCAGTCGCGCCGCCTGGGTGCGGTATGCACCGGCAGTTGGGCCCTGGCTTGTGCCGGTTTGCTCGATGGTTTTGACTGCAGCGTGCACTGGGAATGCCTGGCGTCGATGCAGGAAGCTTTCCCGCGCGTGGCCATGAGCACACGCCTGTTCACCCTCGACCGCAACCGTTTCACCAGCTCCGGCGGCACTGCGCCACTGGACATGATGCTGCACCTGATCAGCCGCGACCACGGCCGTGAATTGTCCGCGGCGATCTCCGAGATGTTCGTGTACGAGCGTATTCGCAACGAGCAGGATCACCAGCGTGTGCCGCTCAAGCACATGCTCGGCACCAACCAGCCCAAGCTGCAGGAAATCGTCGCGCTGATGGAAGCCAACCTGGAAGAGCCGATCGACCTGGATGAACTGGCGGTGTACGTCGCCGTTTCACGTCGCCAACTGGAGCGGTTGTTCCAGAAATACCTGCACTGCTCGCCGTCGCGCTACTACCTCAAGCTGCGCCTGATTCGTGCACGGCAATTGCTCAAGCAAACGCCGATGTCGATTATCGAAGTCGCCTCGGTGTGCGGCTTTGTGTCCACACCGCACTTCTCCAAGTGCTATCGCGAGTACTTCGGCATTCCACCGCGCGATGAACGTGTAGGGTCGAACACCACCCAGCAAGTGGCGATGATGCCGATTCCGCAGGCGCTGGTGTTGTCACCGTTGTCGGGGCCGATGTCGGCGTTGAGCCAGGCGCGCAATGAGTCGACTTTCGCCAGTGTAAGGCTCTAA
- a CDS encoding L-serine ammonia-lyase encodes MAISVFDLFKIGIGPSSSHTVGPMRAAALFVQALRERELLEQVRRVEVQLYGSLSATGIGHGSDTATIMGLMGEWPDAIDPSQIGLRIHTLRETDTLLLDGRLPVPFVWARDMRLLDENLPFHPNAMTLVVTGDDGELHRDTYYSVGGGFVVDEAQAQSGVADMDRTELPYDFSSAVELLQLCKTHNLRVAELMMANEKTWRSEDEIRSGLMNLWRAMQDCVEQGLKHEGILPGGLNVRRRAAKLHRSLQELNKPNVIGSTLSAMEWVNLFALAVNEENAAGGRMVTAPTNGAAGIIPAVLHYFMKFSEEVTEANVVDYLLGAAAVGILCKKNASISGAEVGCQGEVGSACAMAAAGLAEILGATPEQLCNAAEIGLEHNLGLTCDPVGGLVQVPCIERNAIAAVKAINAAQMALRGDGQHFISLDRVIRTMRDTGADMHDKYKETSRGGLAVSAVEC; translated from the coding sequence ATGGCTATCAGCGTTTTCGACCTGTTCAAGATCGGCATCGGGCCTTCTAGTTCTCACACCGTCGGCCCCATGCGCGCCGCGGCGTTGTTCGTCCAGGCTTTGCGTGAACGTGAACTGTTGGAACAGGTCAGGCGCGTCGAAGTTCAGCTCTATGGCTCCTTGTCGGCCACCGGCATCGGTCACGGCAGCGACACCGCGACCATCATGGGCTTGATGGGCGAGTGGCCTGACGCAATCGATCCGTCGCAAATCGGCCTGCGTATTCACACCCTGCGCGAGACCGACACGCTGCTGCTGGATGGACGTTTGCCGGTACCGTTCGTATGGGCGCGGGACATGCGTCTGCTCGACGAAAACCTGCCCTTCCACCCCAACGCCATGACCCTGGTGGTGACAGGCGATGACGGCGAGTTGCACCGCGACACCTACTATTCGGTGGGCGGCGGTTTTGTCGTGGATGAGGCCCAGGCACAGAGCGGCGTGGCCGATATGGACCGCACCGAGCTGCCTTATGACTTTTCCAGCGCGGTGGAGCTGTTGCAGCTGTGCAAGACCCACAACCTGCGCGTCGCCGAACTGATGATGGCCAACGAAAAGACCTGGCGCTCCGAAGACGAGATTCGCAGTGGCTTGATGAATCTCTGGCGTGCCATGCAGGACTGCGTGGAACAAGGCCTCAAGCATGAAGGCATCCTGCCCGGCGGCCTGAACGTGCGTCGCCGCGCCGCCAAGTTGCACCGCAGCCTGCAGGAGTTGAACAAACCCAACGTGATCGGCTCGACCTTGAGCGCGATGGAGTGGGTCAACCTGTTCGCCCTGGCGGTGAACGAGGAAAACGCCGCCGGTGGGCGCATGGTCACGGCACCTACCAATGGCGCGGCAGGCATCATTCCAGCGGTGCTGCACTACTTCATGAAATTCAGTGAAGAAGTCACGGAAGCGAACGTGGTCGACTACCTGCTCGGCGCAGCGGCGGTGGGCATTCTGTGCAAGAAGAACGCCTCGATCTCCGGTGCCGAAGTCGGCTGCCAAGGGGAGGTGGGCTCGGCCTGTGCCATGGCCGCCGCAGGGTTGGCCGAGATTCTTGGTGCCACGCCGGAGCAACTGTGCAACGCCGCCGAAATCGGCCTGGAACACAACCTCGGCCTGACCTGCGACCCGGTGGGCGGGCTGGTGCAAGTGCCGTGTATCGAGCGCAATGCGATTGCTGCGGTGAAGGCGATCAACGCGGCGCAAATGGCGCTGCGTGGCGATGGCCAGCACTTTATCTCCCTGGATCGGGTGATCCGCACCATGCGCGATACCGGCGCGGACATGCATGACAAGTACAAAGAGACATCGCGGGGTGGGTTGGCGGTGAGTGCGGTGGAATGTTGA
- a CDS encoding choline ABC transporter substrate-binding protein, with protein sequence MKGSPSLLLAAMLSLPVLAHAAEPEQCKTVNFSDVGWTDITVTTATTSEILKGLGYKPRTTMISVPVTYKSLADGKNMDIFLGNWMPTMENDIKQYRDAGTVETVRANLENAKYTLAVPEALYNKGLKDFSDIAKFKDELGGKIYGIEPGNDGNRTIQTLIDKDAFGLKTAGFKVVESSEAGMLSQVERATKRDQAIVFLGWEPHPMNTRFKMKYLTGGDDSFGPNYGQATIYTNTRKGYTQECSNVGQLLKNLVFTLDMESTLMGKVLDEKQKPDAAAKAWLKANPQVLDTWLAGVTTVDGKPGLEAVKAYLAK encoded by the coding sequence ATGAAAGGTTCACCCTCGTTGTTGTTGGCCGCCATGTTGAGTCTGCCAGTCCTGGCACACGCTGCAGAACCGGAACAGTGCAAGACCGTCAACTTCTCCGATGTCGGCTGGACCGACATCACCGTCACTACCGCGACCACCAGCGAAATCCTCAAGGGCCTGGGCTACAAGCCGCGCACCACGATGATTTCGGTACCGGTGACCTACAAGTCACTGGCCGACGGCAAGAACATGGACATCTTCCTCGGCAACTGGATGCCGACCATGGAAAACGACATCAAGCAGTACCGTGATGCCGGCACCGTGGAGACCGTGCGCGCCAACCTGGAGAACGCCAAGTACACCCTGGCAGTCCCGGAAGCGCTGTACAACAAAGGCCTGAAAGACTTCTCCGATATCGCCAAATTCAAGGATGAGCTAGGCGGCAAGATCTACGGCATCGAGCCGGGTAACGACGGCAACCGCACCATCCAGACGCTGATCGACAAAGACGCCTTCGGCCTGAAAACCGCCGGTTTCAAAGTCGTCGAATCCAGCGAAGCCGGCATGCTCTCCCAGGTCGAACGCGCCACCAAACGTGACCAGGCCATCGTGTTCCTCGGCTGGGAACCGCACCCGATGAACACTCGCTTCAAGATGAAGTACCTGACCGGGGGTGACGACTCGTTCGGCCCCAACTATGGCCAGGCCACCATCTACACCAACACCCGCAAGGGCTACACACAGGAATGCAGCAACGTGGGCCAGTTGCTGAAGAACCTGGTGTTCACCCTGGACATGGAAAGCACCCTGATGGGTAAAGTCCTGGACGAAAAACAGAAACCCGATGCAGCAGCCAAGGCCTGGCTGAAAGCCAACCCGCAAGTACTCGACACCTGGCTCGCCGGCGTGACCACGGTCGATGGCAAACCCGGTCTGGAGGCCGTCAAAGCTTATCTCGCCAAATAA
- the choW gene encoding choline ABC transporter permease subunit — protein sequence MLTEQKIPLGQYIAAFVEWLTQHGANYFDAIASTLETMIHGVTFALTWFNPLALIGLIALLAHFIQRKWGLTVFVIASFLLILNLGYWQETMETLAQVLFATLVCVVIGVPLGIVAAHKPMFYTLMRPVLDLMQTVPTFVYLIPTLTLFGLGVVPGLISTVVFAIAAPIRLTYLGIRDVPQELMDAGKAFGCSRRQLLSRIELPHAMPSIAAGITQCIMLSLSMVVIAALVGADGLGKPVVNALNTADIALGFEAGLAIVLLAIMLDRICKQPDAKVGGDA from the coding sequence ATGCTGACTGAACAGAAAATCCCACTAGGCCAGTACATCGCTGCCTTCGTCGAATGGTTGACCCAACACGGCGCCAACTACTTCGACGCAATCGCATCGACACTGGAAACGATGATCCACGGCGTGACGTTCGCGCTGACCTGGTTCAATCCGCTGGCATTGATCGGTCTGATTGCGCTGCTGGCCCACTTTATCCAACGTAAATGGGGACTGACTGTTTTTGTCATCGCCTCTTTCCTGCTGATTCTCAACCTGGGGTATTGGCAGGAAACCATGGAAACCCTCGCGCAGGTGTTGTTCGCCACCCTGGTCTGCGTGGTCATTGGTGTGCCGCTGGGCATTGTTGCCGCGCACAAGCCGATGTTCTACACCCTGATGCGGCCGGTACTCGATCTGATGCAGACCGTACCGACCTTCGTCTACCTCATCCCTACCCTGACCCTCTTCGGGCTGGGTGTGGTGCCTGGACTGATTTCCACGGTGGTGTTCGCGATTGCCGCGCCGATCCGCCTGACCTACCTGGGTATCCGCGATGTACCGCAAGAGTTGATGGACGCCGGCAAGGCCTTTGGCTGCTCGCGCCGTCAGTTGCTCTCGCGCATTGAACTGCCCCACGCCATGCCGAGCATTGCCGCCGGCATTACCCAATGCATCATGCTGTCGTTGTCGATGGTGGTGATCGCGGCCCTGGTGGGCGCCGATGGCCTCGGTAAACCCGTGGTCAACGCGCTCAACACCGCCGACATCGCCCTGGGCTTTGAAGCCGGCCTGGCGATCGTGCTGCTGGCCATCATGCTCGACCGCATCTGCAAACAACCCGACGCTAAAGTAGGGGGTGATGCATGA
- the choV gene encoding choline ABC transporter ATP-binding protein codes for MSIIRFDNVDVIFSKDPREALKLLDQGMSRNEILKKTGQIVGVEKASLDVEKGEICVLMGLSGSGKSSLLRCINGLNTVSRGQLFVEHEGRQIDIASCTPAELKMMRTKRIAMVFQKFALMPWLTVRENISFGLEMQGRAEKDRRKLVDEKLELVGLTQWRNKKPDELSGGMQQRVGLARALAMDADILLMDEPFSALDPLIRQGLQDELLELQRKLSKTIVFVSHDLDEALKLGSRIAIMKDGKIIQYSVPEEIVLNPADDYVRTFVAHTNPLNVLCGRSLMRTLDNCKRVNGSVCLDPGGDSWLDLAEGNTIQGARQNGAVMNLQNWAPGQPVEGLGRVPTLVDSNIGMRDALQIRYHTGNKLVLHDNNQVVGILGDSELYHALLGKNLG; via the coding sequence ATGAGCATTATCCGATTCGACAATGTCGATGTGATCTTCTCCAAAGACCCACGCGAAGCGCTCAAGCTGCTGGACCAGGGCATGAGCCGTAACGAGATCCTGAAAAAGACCGGGCAGATCGTTGGCGTTGAAAAAGCCAGCCTGGATGTCGAGAAAGGCGAAATCTGCGTGCTGATGGGCCTGTCGGGCTCCGGTAAATCCAGCTTGCTGCGCTGCATCAACGGCCTCAATACCGTGAGTCGCGGGCAGTTGTTCGTGGAGCATGAAGGTCGCCAGATCGACATCGCCTCGTGCACGCCGGCCGAGCTGAAAATGATGCGTACCAAGCGTATCGCCATGGTGTTCCAGAAGTTTGCCCTGATGCCTTGGCTGACCGTGCGCGAGAACATCAGCTTTGGCCTGGAGATGCAGGGTCGTGCGGAGAAAGACCGGCGCAAACTGGTAGATGAGAAACTCGAGCTGGTGGGCCTGACCCAATGGCGCAACAAGAAGCCTGATGAACTCTCCGGCGGCATGCAACAGCGCGTCGGCCTCGCCCGTGCGTTGGCGATGGACGCCGATATCCTGCTGATGGACGAACCCTTCTCCGCCCTCGACCCGCTGATCCGCCAGGGCCTGCAGGATGAATTGCTGGAGCTGCAACGCAAGCTGAGCAAGACCATCGTCTTCGTGAGCCACGACCTCGATGAGGCGCTCAAACTGGGCAGCCGTATCGCGATCATGAAAGACGGCAAGATCATCCAGTACAGCGTGCCGGAAGAGATCGTGCTGAACCCGGCGGACGACTATGTGCGCACCTTCGTCGCCCACACCAACCCGTTGAACGTGCTGTGCGGTCGCAGCCTGATGCGCACCCTGGACAACTGCAAGCGCGTGAACGGTTCGGTGTGCCTGGACCCGGGTGGCGACTCATGGCTGGACCTGGCCGAAGGCAACACGATCCAGGGCGCCCGCCAGAATGGCGCAGTGATGAACCTGCAAAACTGGGCACCGGGGCAACCGGTAGAAGGTTTGGGTCGGGTTCCGACGCTGGTGGACTCGAATATCGGCATGCGCGATGCATTGCAGATTCGCTATCACACCGGGAACAAGCTGGTGTTGCACGACAACAACCAGGTGGTGGGGATTCTGGGGGACAGTGAGCTCTACCATGCCCTGCTGGGTAAAAACCTGGGGTAA